One window of the Phycodurus eques isolate BA_2022a chromosome 7, UOR_Pequ_1.1, whole genome shotgun sequence genome contains the following:
- the ptx3a gene encoding pentraxin-related protein PTX3 → MLHWRLPLAVGVWSMCVCLTLTYEDDIEVNYADTYYNEITEEETPEPTPSATPCSSPDLTKWDKIFSMLENSQMRENMLLQYADDIVKVEMGSLRGEILRFVAQYGGSCGVAVETAGRRMALQLEGRLRESLERLKFGDYIPTAGGNSVGNSNNLEAMLQQLLSTARIQATRLGKLESSCFSNPGSAKATSQLSQGGSTDHREQEVTTQEVVLEGALAVLQQTRMELQEVLSSSRHRYLPGGNEMAILFPMRSRRIYTSVIPDVPLSLSSFTVCLWVKPVTVSNKTVLFSYGNRRNPYEIQLLLSHTSALFTIGGETHLVEARGVVKPKGPPEWIHLCGSWSSEQGLASLWVGGKKVASTPGVAEGHILPDGGSLQLGQERNGCCPLTPSSSGNGVPGFEAGFDPKLAFAGTMAGVNMWDKVLPEEKIVQLALKEGLGCEQRGNIVAWGVTEMVPHGGAQFIN, encoded by the exons ATGTTGCACTGGAGGCTCCCCCTGGCAGTGGGTGTGTGgtcgatgtgtgtgtgtcttactCTGACCTATGAGGACGATATCGAAGTCAACTACGCCGACACCTACTACAATGAAATCACAGAGGAGGAGACACCAGAAC CCACACCGAGTGCGACCCCCTGTAGTTCTCCAGACCTCACAAAGTGGGACAAAATCTTCTCAATGCTGGAGAACAGCCAGATGAGGGAGAACATGCTTCTCCAGTATGCTGATGACATTGTCAAAGTGGAGATGGGGTCTCTGCGTGGGGAAATACTCAG GTTTGTGGCCCAGTATGGGGGTTCTTGTGGGGTTGCAGTGGAGACAGCAGGAAGGAGGATGGCCTTGCAGCTGGAAGGACGCCTAAGGGAATCCCTTGAAAGACTAAAATTTGGAGATTACATTCCCACTGCTGGTGGTAATTCTGTTGGGAATTCAAACAATCTGGAGGCAATGCTACAACAGCTTCTCTCCACCGCACGAATCCAAGCGACCCGGCTTGGCAAGCTGGAAAGCAGCTGCTTCAGCAACCCAGGAAGTGCGAAGGCAACATCGCAACTTTCACAGGGAGGAAGCACTGACCATAGAGAGCAGGAGGTCACAACACAAGAGGTCGTTTTGGAGGGGGCCTTGGCCGTGCTGCAGCAGACAAGAATGGAGCTCCAGGAGGTGCTGAGTTCATCACGGCACAGATACCTGCCTGGAG GTAATGAGATGGCAATCCTCTTCCCCATGCGTTCCCGTCGCATCTACACTTCAGTGATACCGGATGTCCCTCTTTCACTATCCTCCTTCACTGTTTGCCTGTGGGTGAAGCCAGTCACAGTCTCCAATAAAACTGTTCTCTTCTCTTACGGCAACCGTCGTAACCCCTATGAGATCCAGCTCTTGCTCAGCCACACCTCAGCCCTGTTTACCATAGGAGGAGAGACTCACCTGGTGGAGGCAAGGGGTGTGGTCAAGCCAAAAGGTCCACCAGAATGGATCCACCTATGCGGGTCTTGGTCCTCTGAGCAGGGCCTGGCATCCTTGTGGGTAGGTGGAAAAAAGGTTGCTTCCACACCTGGAGTGGCAGAAGGACACATCCTACCAGACGGAGGCTCACTCCAGCTGGGACAGGAAAGGAATGGCTGCTGCCCTCTGACCCCGAGTAGCAGCGGCAACGGGGTGCCAGGGTTTGAAGCAGGGTTCGATCCCAAGCTGGCATTTGCGGGAACGATGGCAGGAGTGAATATGTGGGACAAAGTGCTGCCGGAGGAGAAGATTGTCCAGCTGGCTTTGAAAGAGGGCCTTGGCTGCGAGCAGAGGGGGAACATAGTGGCGTGGGGTGTGACGGAGATGGTTCCACATGGAGGCGCTCAATTTATCAACTAA